Proteins encoded in a region of the Vicia villosa cultivar HV-30 ecotype Madison, WI linkage group LG5, Vvil1.0, whole genome shotgun sequence genome:
- the LOC131605338 gene encoding uncharacterized protein LOC131605338, translated as METDVVKNTAPQTSIARKRRKLILKAKRDYRNRVRSSNLTSHLNHNFTSSVTYETTIETAMARKRRKIILDNRKRLRNLFNTEVSRVQNTNNIVSQSQNMDHASTSNYNMSSQSMDHPSTSNHNVSVESHYEDNDDSNYDNNLNSSNSSSSDEDSDPAQLQEAHLQEYYDIGDQSYECAHCQACMWYQEKVNRHKITATPRFYRCCRGGKIVLPFLEQPPQVLEDLLFNNTYSDSKNYQANIRTYNAMFSFTSPGMKFDTTYSKRGGPPTLRLQVQTCHRFGTLLPETGQPPQYAQLYIYDTDNEVEHRIKCFKDNKGIERPVVKKLKMMLDQHNVHAKAFRMARDVLRTNSFTDLKLRLISDRSEDGRVYNKPTVSEVAALIVGDIDSADKRDILIQRRNGGLQRIDEFHPAYLAYQYPLIFPYGEDGYRKNIMHRYRHETEVTKRNRQSIKDWFSYRLQQRRKEAKTLLYSRRLFQQFLVDGYAMMESERLNWLRDNQSKLRVGKYNNLAAQTDCDTRNEHQKRGKRVVLPSTFVGSKRYMDQLYFDGMAISSQLGFPDLFVTFTCNPNWPEIKRALSGTGLQPHDRPDIISKVFKIKFDTLMDDITKHHVVGKVIAYMYTIEFQKRGLPHAHILIFLHPKSKYPTPSDIDKIISAEISDPTVHPNLYKLVRAHMMHGPCGLARVTSQCMKNGRCSKYYPKKFIEDTIVDVEGYPLYRRRSKTFTIEKNGITLDNRHVVPYNTRFLMKYQAHINMEWCNQSTSIKYLFKYINKGYDRITAAVSTNSNQPVDEIQQYLDCRYVSPSEACWRIYSYNIHGRKPAVERMFYHLVGEKPIYYTDYARMENVLETASVTESMFTAWLVANAKYEEAQTLTYGQFVSKFVYHKKKREWKPRKKGFTIGRLIWVPPTTGELFYLRMMLTVAKGPTTYEEIRTVDNIQYDTFRDACFAMGFLEDDKEYIAAIKEASHWGTGHFLRKLFVIMLLSGAVNRPAHVWEQTWLLLSDGVLHTQRALAANPEIEKLLQANRRTLKDFSPIPYPDAYVLEQLGNRLIYDERNYDTASMNSEFENLFAALTDEQRSIYEKIIHAVESQKPAVFFLHGYGGTGKTYMWRTLAAALRSKHDICLTVATSGIASLLLPGGRTAHSKFRIPVPTMDNSTCKVEFNDDVADMLRQTKLIIWDEAPMAHKYAIESLDRTLKDVMSADKNSTDVFGGKVVVFGGDFRQILPVVPRGSRSDIVHCAINASYIWHSVEVLTLTRNMRLRTGSTQTDKNEIAQFSDWLLRIGEGRISEPNDGTAEINIPPDILITEFDDPIVAIVNSTYPDFINNFQCVDYLKSRAILASTLQIVDQINDHILSLMPGEIRDYYSANSVDKSEIHDPAVVDILTPEFLSSLRTSGLSNHHLKLKVGTPIMLMRNIDQAEGLCNGTRLCITKMAAHVLEASIMGGKGMGNLVYIPRMDMSPSQSPWPFKLNRRQFPIIVSYSMTINKSQGQSLDNIGLYLPKDVFTHGQIYVALSRVTTKKGIKILIHDEEKKFREKTTNVVYKEVFNNV; from the exons ATGGAAACAGATGTTGTTAAAAACACTGCTCCTCAAACATCCATTGCAAGAAAGAGGAGAAAGCTTATTCTTAAAGCAAAGAGGGATTATCGAAACCGTGTCAGATCAAGCAACCTCACTTcccatttaaatcataattttacaTCTTCTGTAACATAtgaaaccactattgaaacggctATGGCTAGAAAGAGAAGGAAAATAATCTTGGATAACAGAAAAAGATTGAGAAATTTGTTCAATACTGAAGTTAGTAGGGTTCAAAATACGAACAACATTGTTAGTCAAAGTCAGAACATGGATCATGCATCTACTTCAAATTATAATATGTCAAGTCAGTCCATGGATCATCCATCTACCTCAAATCATAATGTGTCTGTTGAATCTCATTATGAAGACAATGATGACTCCAACtatgacaataatttaaattcttcTAATAGTTCCAGTTCTGACGAAGATTCAGACCCGGCACAATTACAGGAGGCCCATCTTCAAG AATATTACGATATTGGCGACCAAAGTTATGAATGCGCACACTGCCAagcatgtatgtggtaccaagaAAAAGTGAATAGACACAAAATTACAGCAACTCCTCGCTTTTATCGTTGTTGCCGTGGAGGAAAAATTGTTCTTCCGTTCCTTGAGCAACCTCCACAGGTGTTGGAAGATCTTCTATTTAATAACACATATTCAGATAGTAAAAACTACCAGGCTAACATACGAACATACAACGCAATGTTCTCATTCACTTCCCCTGGAATGAAGTTCGACACAACATATTCTAAAAGAGGTGGACCCCCTACTTTGAGACTGCAGGTTCAGACCTGTCATCGATTTGGTACACTGCTGCCAGAAACAGGGCAACCTCCGCAATATGCTCAATTATACATCTATGACACGGACAATGAAGTTGAACACAGAATAAAATGTTTCAA GGACAACAAAGGCATCGAGCGACCGGTTGTCAAAAAGCTCAAGATGATGTTAGATCAGCACAATGTTCATGCCAAAGCTTTTAGAATGGCAAGGGATGTTTTAAGGACAAATTCTTTCACAGATTTAAAACTCAGGCTTATTTCTGATAGATCCGAAGATGGCCGTGTTTACAACAAACCTACTGTCTCAGAAGTGGCTGCACTCATTGTGGGAGACATTGATTCTGCTGATAAAAGGGACATCTTAATTCAGCGCCGCAATGGTGGTTTGCAACGAATAGATGAGTTTCACCCAGCATATTTGGCTTATCAGTATCCTCTTATATTTCCTTATGGGGAAGATGGTTACAGGAAAAATATAATGCACAGATATCGCCATGAAACTGAGGTCACTAAGAGAAACCGTCAAAGCATTAAGGATTGGTTTTCTTACCGGTTACAACAACGTCGCAAAGAGGCAAAAACACTACTTTACTCAAGACGCCTATTTCAACAATTCTTAGTCGACGGCTATGCTATGATGGAATCCGAACGACTGAATTGGTTGAGAGATAATCAGTCGAAATTAAGAGTGGGCAAATATAATAATTTGGCCGCTCAAACTGATTGCGATACAAGAAATGAACACCAAAAGCGAGGAAAACGAGTTGTTCTGCCATCAACATTTGTTGGTAGCAAGAGATATATGGATCAATTATATTTTGACGGTATGGCCATTTCAAGTCAATTGGGATTCCCTGATTTATTTGTTACTTTTACCTGCAACCCAAATTGGCCTGAAATTAAAAGAGCATTGTCAGGCACAGGTCTACAACCCCATGATAGGCCAGATATCATttcaaaagttttcaaaataaagTTTGATACCCTCATGGATGATATTACAAAACACCATGTCGTGGGAAAAGTGATTGCAT ATATGTACACCATCGAATTCCAAAAGCGCGGATTGCCACATGCTCACATCTTGATATTCCTACACCCTAAGAGCAAATACCCAACACCATCCGACATAGACAAGATCATTTCTGCTGAAATTTCCGACCCGACTGTTCATCCCAATTTATACAAATTGGTTAGGGCACATATGATGCATGGACCCTGTGGGCTTGCTCGCGTGACCTCACAATGTATGAAGAATGGACGATGTTCTAAATACTACCCCAAAAAGTTTATTGAAGACACTATTGTTGATGTAGAGGGATATCCGCTGTATAGGAGAAGATCAAAAACCTTCACTATTGAAAAAAATGGTATCACCTTGGACAACAGACATGTGGTTCCATATAATACCAGATTTCTTATGAAATACCAGGCACATATAAACATGGAATGGTGTAATCAGAGtacttcaataaaatatcttttcaaatatatcaataaaggctatgacagaataacagcagcagTTTCAACAAATAGCAatcaacctgttgatgagatccaACAATATCTCGACTGCAGGTATGTCTCACCCAGTGAAGCATGCTGGCGCATTTACTCTTACAATATTCATGGCAGAAAACCAGCTGTGGAACGTATGTTCTATCATTTGGTTGGGGAGAAACCTATATACTATACAGATTATGCACGCATGGAAAATGTGCTGGAAACTGCAAGTGTGACTGAATCAATGTTTACTGCATGGCTGGTAGCAAATGCTAAATATGAAGAGGCACAAACATTAACTTATGGTCAGTTTGTCTCAAAGTTTGTTTACcacaaaaaaaagagagaatggaAACCGCGGAAAAAAGGCTTCACCATTGGACGTCTCATATGGGTTCCGCCAACAACTGGTGAACTGTTTTACCTGCGCATGATGTTGACGGTGGCAAAAGGACCAACAACATATGAGGAAATCAGGACCGTGGATAACATTCAGTATGATACATTCAGAGATGCATGCTTTGCAATGGGATTTCTTGAAGACGACAAAGAATACATAGCTGCTATAAAGGAGGCAAGTCATTGGGGGACTGGTCATTTTCTTCGAAAACTGTTTGTTATCATGCTTTTGTCTGGTGCTGTTAATCGCCCTGCACATGTTTGGGAACAAACTTGGctcctattatctgatggtgtctTACATACACAAAGAGCATTGGCTGCTAATCCAG AAATTGAGAAACTGCTTCAGGCAAATAGAAGGACACTAAAGGATTTTAGTCCTATTCCATATCCGGATGCTTATGTTCTTGAACAGTTGGGAAACAGGCTCATATATGATGAGCGTAATTATGATACAGCATCAATGAACTCAGAATTTGAAAATCTGTTTGCTGCTCTTACAG ATGAGCAAAgaagtatttatgaaaaaatcATCCACGCTGTGGAGTCTCAAAAACCTGCGGTTTTCTTCCTTCATGGTTATGGTGGTACCGGAAAAACATATATGTGGAGAACACTCGCAGCTGCATTAAGATCAAAACACGATATATGTTTAACTGTTGCAACTAGCGGTATAGCATCATTGTTACTTCCAGGAGGTAGAACTGCACATTCAAAGTTCAGGATACCGGTACCAACTATGGACAATTCTACTTGCAAGGTTGAATTCAACGATGATGTCGCAGACATGTTACGACAGACAAAGCTTATAATATGGGATGAGGCACCAATGGCGCATAAGTATGCAATAGAATCGCTTGACAGAACTTTGAAAGATGTTATGAGTGCAGACAAAAATTCAACTGATGTATTCGGTGGAAAGGTTGTTGTTTTCGGGGGTGATTTCAGACAGATTTTACCTGTCGTCCCCAGAGGTAGTCGTTCCGATATTGTACACTGTGCCATAAATGCATCTTACATATGGCATTCAGTTGAGGTATTAACATTGACAAGAAACATGCGGCTACGAACAGGATCGACACAGACTGACAAAAATGAGATAGCACAGTTTTCAGATTGGCTTTTAAGAATAGGAGAGGGCCGAATATCTGAGCCTAATGACGGCACCGCCGAAATCAACATACCACCTGATATTCTGATAACAGAATTTGATGATCCAATCGTGGCCATTGTCAATAGCACATACCctgatttcataaataatttccaATGTGTAGATTACCTTAAAAGTCGAGCGATACTTGCCTCTACACTGCAGATTGTTGATCAGATCAATGACCATATACTTAGCTTGATGCCAG GAGAGATTCGTGACtactacagcgcaaattcagttgACAAGTCTGAGATTCATGACCCAGCAGTAGTTGATATCCTCACACCAGAATTTCTAAGTTCCCTCCGAACATCAGGATTGTCAAACCATCACTTAAAACTAAAGGTTGGGACACCTATAATGCTCATGAGAAATATAGATCAGGCTGAAGGTTTATGTAACGGCACAAGGCTGTGTATAACAAAGATGGCAGCCCATGTACTGGAGGCTTCAATAATGGGTGGTAAAGGTATGGGAAATTTGGTTTACATACCTCGAATGGACATGTCACCATCCCAATCACCATGGCCATTCAAACTGAATAGGAGACAGTTCCCTATTATAGTTTCCTATTCTATGACAATTAACAAATCACAGGGACAGTCCTTGGATAACATTGGTTTGTACTTACCGAAAGATGTATTCACACATGGCCAGATTTATGTCGCATTGTCAAGAGTAACAACAAAAAAGGGAATCAAAATACTGATacatgatgaagaaaagaaattcaGGGAGAAAACTACAAATGTTGTCTATAAAGAAGTTTTTAACAATGTCTAA
- the LOC131607224 gene encoding uncharacterized protein LOC131607224, protein MAMKVKWHPRWKNCSVVMIIKNDPIIQQLKEKWGTDEEPIPIQTVVPDTLEIKESVDEAKTDANEDCELVTDLEITSEHKPDAVTPGGKRHLPAASSESIDGELSSNKLKKIIKMEKID, encoded by the exons ATGGCTATGAAGGTTAAGTGGCATCCACGCTGGAAGAACTGTTCCGTCGTTATGATTATAAAAAATGATCCTATTATCCAGCAACTTAAGGAAAAATGGGGAACAGATGAG GAACCTATTCCAATCCAAACTGTCGTACCTGATACTCTGGAG ATTAAAGAGAGTGTTGATGAAGCTAAAACAGATGCCAATGAAGACTGTGAATTGGTTACA GACCTGGAAATTACATCTGAACACAAGCCGGATGCTGTTACACCTGGTGGTAAGAGACATCTTCCTGCTGCATCAAGTGAATCTATTGATGGGGAACTGTCATCAAACAAGCTGAAGAAGATAATTAAAATGGAGAAGATTGATTag
- the LOC131602346 gene encoding transcription activator GLK1-like, with amino-acid sequence MLAVSPLRSINKDENQEGMESTSIGTCEFSDGNLLESVNFDDFFVGINMEGDILPDLDMDSEIFAEFSVSYGEESEINSSALKKADEKNHSTEEDKIGSSLSGQGSEEILSKRDESVVVNPLPKNGERKGRKSSSQSKNPQGKKKVKVDWTPELHRRFVQAVEQLGLDKAVPSRILEIMGIDCLTRHNIASHLQKYRSHRKHVLAREAEAANWNQRRNVSWSTAVAAPTMGFPPPPIIPLHHVRSLHVWGHPSMDQSFMHMWPKPQPQPQPLSWPPTPPQDPSFWLSQHQQRSFGCQLPSNPPHGMYKADHGIAATGPASGPGPFFDFQPSNESIDAAIGDVLSKPWLPLPLGLKPPGHDSVMSELQRQGISNIPPS; translated from the exons ATGCTTGCGGTTTCACCATTGAGGAGCATCAACAAAGATGAAAACCAAGAAGGAATGGAGAGTACTTCAATTGGAACCTGCGAATTTAGTGACGGAAATTTATTGGAAAGCGTTAACTTTGATGATTTCTTTGTTGGCATCAACATGGAAGGAGATATCTTGCCGGATTTGGATATGGATTCAGAGATTTTCGCTGAGTTCTCCGTCAGTTACGGAGAGGAATCAGAGATAAACTCATCCGCTCTCAAGAAAGCGGATGAAAAGAATCATTCTACAGAAGAAGATAAAATAGGTTCTTCTCTGAGTGGTCAAGGTTCGGAGGAGATATTAAGCAAGAGAGATGAATCTGTTGTTGTGAATCCATTGCCGAAAAATGgtgaaagaaaaggaagaaaatcGTCGAGTCAATCTAAGAATCCTCAAGGGAAGAAAAAAGTCAAG GTGGATTGGACACCAGAATTGCACAGGAGATTTGTGCAAGCTGTGGAACAATTAGGATTGGATAAGGCAGTGCCTTCAAGGATTTTGGAGATAATGGGAATTGATTGTCTCACTCGCCATAACATTGCCAGCCATCTTCAG AAATATAGGTCCCATAGAAAACATGTGTTAGCGCGTGAAGCAGAAGCAGCAAACTGGAATCAAAGAAGAAATGTGTCATGGTCAACTGCTGTAGCAGCACCCACCATGGGTTTTCCTCCTCCTCCCATTATTCCATTGCACCATGTTAGATCCTTACATGTATGGGGACATCCTTCAATGGATCAATCATTTATGCATATGTGGCCGAAGCCGCAGCCACAGCCGCAGCCTCTCTCATGGCCCCCAACGCCACCTCAAGACCCTTCATTTTGGCTTTCTCAACACCAACAG AGATCATTTGGATGTCAACTCCCCAGCAACCCACCGCATGGTATGTACAAAGCGGATCACGGCATTGCCGCTACTGGTCCTGCTTCTGGTCCCGGTCCCTTCTTCGACTTCCAGCCG TCAAATGAGAGTATAGATGCAGCTATTGGAGACGTTTTATCAAAACCATGGTTGCCGCTACCACTTGGACTTAAACCTCCAGGACATGACAGCGTAATGAGTGAATTACAAAGACAAGGAATTTCAAACATTCCACCTTCGTGA
- the LOC131605336 gene encoding uncharacterized protein LOC131605336, which translates to MAVGKAVTSDNSVCHEPVVDDFSCHVEQPAKLQYCIWKQDVSNGKMAQSCLLEIPEHVVASRWLHGARFVDLVDWEREVRYECEVHHTEKGQMFLGRGWYKFAKERCLLDGDSMGFSVKDPISKEILITAVTDLL; encoded by the exons ATGGCTGTGGGGAAAGctgtcacctctgataactctgt ATGCCATgaacctgttgttgacgatttTAGTTGCCATGTAGAACAGCCTGCTAAGTTACAATATTGTATCTGGAAGCAAGATGTGTCCAACGGGAAGATGGCTCAGTCATGTCTTCTT GAAATTCCTGAGCATGTTGTGGCAAGTCGCTGGCTCCATGGAGCAAGGTTTGTAGATTTGGTTGACTGGGAAAGGGAAGTCAGGTATGAATGTGAAGTTCATCATACCGAAAAGGGTCAGATGTTCTTAGGGCGTGGTTGGTACAAATTTGCCAAGGAAAGGTGCCTGCTTGATGGAGACTCTATGGGCTTCAGCGTTAAGGATCCCATCAGCAAGGAGATACTT ATTACTGCTGTTACAGATTTACTCTGA
- the LOC131602347 gene encoding uncharacterized protein LOC131602347, with protein sequence MSQPRSSPDRLELQTPWKRLTVERILSGSQENDDVMEEWKKQHQRLNRVDDAGKVSVEAARIVENKGDDGDGIEYIMISSDSEREMSPVQEEFEEAYWTREVHDVKKFCSNVMYIPAEIVEKCGLAGMSEITLNDVDNGYPYECNVKKRPKKNETYLYGEWFDYVRAAELKVGDKVHFVIYYPPVLDIMVTVERSGDR encoded by the exons ATGTCGCAGCCAAGAAG TTCACCCGATAGGTTGGAGTTGCAAACTCCATGGAAGCGGCTCACAGTTGAGAGGATACTGAGTGGGTCACAGGAGAATGATGATGTTATGGAGGAATGGAAGAAACAACATCAAAGATTGAATCGTGTCGACGATGCCGGTAAAGTTTCTGTAGAGGCTGccaggattgttgaaaataaagg GGATGATGGAGATGGAATTGAATACATAATGATATCTTCTGATAGTGAGAG GGAAATGAGTCCTGTACAGGAAGAGTTCGAAGAAGCGTACTGGACACGTGAAGTTCATGATGTAAAGAAGTTTTGCTCAAATGTTATG TATATTCCTGCAGAAATAGTAGAGAAATGTGGGCTTGCTGGAATGTCAGAGATTACCCTCAATGATGTGGACAACGGGTACCCATATGAGTGCAATGTGAAGAAGAggccaaaaaaaaatgaaacatattTGTATGGAGAATGGTTTGACTATGTAAGGGCAGCGGAACTGAAAGTAGGTGATAAAGTGCACTTTGTGATTTATTACCCGCCGGTGTTAGATATTATGGTAACAGTGGAGCGCAGTGGTGATCGTTGA
- the LOC131605339 gene encoding uncharacterized protein LOC131605339, giving the protein MSRPVERIAEINDGKELWKIVVRIHHRWKVVSNSKEHFEMIFVDKLGDDIHAVVPAPHVSVFTEKCLLGHTYTVSNFKVVPYVLAFRASGHRYMIKFTAGTSVLDEDKHEIPAKSILFTSFSDIITGRFDKHVLIHVIGMVDSIGYAQTESGAKKQQISMMLRDHSNNMLNCTLWESYADQFIKFNKVRVAASLPTVVLLQYAKVKEEGKYPLSVTNTYNVSLLCVDADFPIMKDFIDRMPEESKVTLSDQLGGNSQYSSQSSENQQLTPVQKLFSKAVVLPIAEIIQLTDVTFCATVATTKLLVASPFGWFYRACHMCQSIVRGDSPPFECESGHETMAEVLRYKIEIEVTHGGQSCNFVFWNRECEMMLGLSASQLRNTMIQLFK; this is encoded by the exons ATGTCAAGGCCTGTTGAGAGAATAGCAGAGATCAATGATGGAAAAGAGCTTTGGAAGATTGTTGTTAGGATTCACCACCGATGGAAAGTTGTCTCCAACAGCAAGGAACATTTTGAAATGATCTTtgttgacaaattg GGAGATGATATTCATGCTGTTGTTCCAGCACCGCATGTGTCGGTTTTCACCGAAAAATGCTTATTAGGCCATACTTATACTGTATCTAATTTTAAGGTGGTGCCTTATGTTCTGGCCTTCAGGGCATCGGGACACAGATATATGATAAAGTTTACTGCTGGAACGTCTGTTCTTGATGAAGACAAACATGAGATACCCGCGAAATCGATTTTATTTACAAGTTTTTCAGACATCATAACAGGGAGGTTTGACAAACATGTTCTGATTC ATGTCATTGGAATGGTGGATAGTATTGGTTATGCGCAGACTGAGTCAGGTGCAAAGAAGCAGCAAATTAGCATGATGTTGCGTGATCACAG CAACAACATGTTGAACTGTACTCTGTGGGAATCATACGCGGATCAGTTCATCAAGTTTAACAAAGTTAGGGTTGCTGCATCACTACCTACAGTTGTGTTGCTTCAGTATGCCAAAGTGAAGGAAGAAG GAAAGTATCCTCTGTCTGTGACAAACACCTACAATGTGAGCCTTTTATGTGTTGATGCTGATTTTCCGATCATGAAAGACTTTATTGATAG AATGCCTGAGGAGAGCAAGGTAACCCTGTCTGACCAACTTGGAGGGAATTCCCAATATTCCTCCCAAAGTTCTGAAAATCAACAGCTCACTCCTGTCCAAAAATTGTTCTCAAAGGCTGTTGTTTTGCCTATTGCTGAGATTATTCAACTTACGGAT GTTACATTTTGCGCTACTGTCGCTACAACAAAATTATTAGTAGCATCTCCGTTTGGATGGTTCTATCGTGCCTGCCATATGTGTCAATCTATAGTGCGCGGGGACAGCCCCCCCTTTGAGTGTGAATCTGGTCATGAAACCATGGCCGAAGTCCTTAG GTATAAGATTGAAATTGAGGTTACTCACGGGGGCCAAAGCTGCAATTTTGTCTTCTGGAACAGAGAATGTGAAATGATGTTGGGTTTATCTGCATCGCAACTTCGTAACACTATGATTCAG TTGTTTAAATAG